The following proteins come from a genomic window of Miscanthus floridulus cultivar M001 chromosome 2, ASM1932011v1, whole genome shotgun sequence:
- the LOC136539438 gene encoding LOW QUALITY PROTEIN: peroxidase 5-like (The sequence of the model RefSeq protein was modified relative to this genomic sequence to represent the inferred CDS: deleted 1 base in 1 codon), whose translation MAVVQRMVLLYLQVAVAALLMATELRAQLRVGFYDSSCPAAEIIVQQEVSKAVAANPGLAAGLLRLHFHDCFVWGCDASVLIDSTKGNTAEKDAAPNTSLRGFEIIDRIKARVEQACFGVVSCADILAFAARDSVALAGGNAYQVPAGRRDRNVSRASDTNGNLPPPTANVAQLTQIFGTKGLTQKEMVILSGAHTIGSSHCSSFSGRLSRSATTGGGQADPTMDPAYVAQLARQCPQAGGDPLVPMDYVSPNAFDEGFYKGVMANRGLLSSDQALLSDKNTAVQVVTYANDPATFQSDFAAAMVKMGTVGVLTGTSGKIRANCRVA comes from the exons ATGGCGGTGGTGCAGAGGATGGTACTACTGTACTTgcaggtggcggtggcggcgctgcTGATGGCGACGGAGCTGCGCGCGCAGCTGCGGGTGGGCTTCTACGACAGCTCGTGCCCTGCGGCGGAGATCATCGTGCAGCAGGAGGTGAGCAAGGCGGTGGCGGCCAACCCGGGCCTCGCCGCCGGCCTGCTCCGGCTCCACTTCCAC GACTGCTTCGTTTGG GGGTGCGACGCGTCGGTGCTCATCGACTCGACCAAGGGCAACACCGCGGAGAAGGACGCCGCGCCCAACACCAGCCTGCGGGGCTTCGAGATCATCGACCGCATCAAGGCGCGCGTCGAGCAGGCCTGCTTCGGCGTCGTCTCCTGCGCGGACATACTCGCCTTCGCCGCCAGGGACAGCGTCGCACTG GCCGGCGGGAACGCGTACCAGGTGCCGGCGGGGCGCCGCGACCGGAACGTCTCCCGCGCGTCGGACACGAACGGCAACCTGCCGCCGCCGACGGCGAACGTGGCCCAGCTCACGCAGATCTTCGGCACCAAGGGCCTGACGCAGAAGGAGATGGTCATCCTCTCGGGGGCGCACACCATCGGGTCCTCGCACTGCAGCTCCTTCAGCGGGCGGCTGTCGAGGTCGGCCACGACGGGCGGGGGGCAGGCGGACCCGACCATGGACCCGGCGTACGTGGCGCAGCTGGCGCGGCAGTGCCCGCAGGCCGGCGGGGACCCGCTCGTGCCCATGGACTACGTCTCCCCGAACGCCTTCGACGAGGGCTTCTACAAGGGCGTCATGGCCAACCGCGGCCTGCTGTCCTCGGACCAGGCGCTGCTCAGCGACAAGAACACTGCCGTGCAGGTCGTCACCTACGCCAACGACCCGGCCACGTTCCAGAGCGACTTCGCCGCGGCCATGGTCAAGATGGGCACCGTCGGCGTGCTCACCGGAACCAGCGGCAAGATCAGGGCAAACTGCAGAGTCGCCTGA